From one Candidatus Zixiibacteriota bacterium genomic stretch:
- the prfA gene encoding peptide chain release factor 1, translated as MLDILKNLERKLVDLDQALSDPVNLSDHRKLAVLNRERSHLMDVLEVGRRYRAMLTAIDEAREIISAREDDELVTMAEEELEKYEGEIEEIEREFRLKVLPRDPTDDKPAVVEVRAGTGGDEAGLFAGDIFRMYQRYADYKGWKLEILNSSPAEMGGFKEIIFSLAGDAAYGTMKYESGVHRVQRVPVTETQGRIHTSAATVAVFPEAEEVDIEIAEKDLRIDVYRSTGPGGQSVNTTDSAVRVTHIPTGLVVTCQDEKSQLKNKVKALKVLRARLYDQAIEEQQKKLTDERRLMVSTGDRSAKIRTYNFPQGRVTDHRINLTLYRLDDILAGNVDALIEPLKQHDQEARLKMQAGASAS; from the coding sequence ATGCTGGACATACTGAAAAACCTTGAACGGAAGCTCGTCGATCTGGACCAGGCCCTCTCCGATCCCGTCAATCTGTCGGACCACCGGAAACTGGCCGTGTTGAACCGGGAACGTTCACACTTGATGGACGTGCTCGAGGTCGGCCGGCGGTACCGGGCGATGTTGACCGCTATCGACGAAGCGCGCGAGATTATCAGCGCCCGCGAAGACGACGAACTGGTCACCATGGCCGAAGAAGAACTGGAAAAGTACGAAGGCGAGATCGAAGAGATCGAGCGCGAGTTCCGCCTCAAAGTGCTGCCGCGCGACCCGACCGACGACAAGCCGGCGGTGGTGGAAGTGCGCGCCGGCACCGGCGGCGATGAGGCCGGGCTGTTCGCCGGGGACATCTTCCGTATGTACCAGCGCTACGCCGATTACAAAGGCTGGAAACTGGAGATTCTGAACTCCAGCCCGGCCGAGATGGGCGGGTTCAAGGAAATCATCTTCTCACTGGCCGGCGACGCCGCCTACGGCACCATGAAATACGAATCGGGCGTGCACCGCGTGCAACGGGTCCCCGTCACCGAAACCCAGGGACGCATACACACGTCCGCCGCGACCGTCGCCGTCTTCCCCGAAGCCGAGGAAGTCGATATCGAAATCGCGGAGAAAGATCTCCGGATCGATGTCTACCGCTCGACCGGGCCGGGCGGCCAGTCCGTCAACACCACCGACTCGGCCGTACGCGTCACCCACATTCCCACCGGACTCGTGGTGACCTGTCAGGACGAGAAGTCACAGCTCAAAAACAAAGTCAAGGCGCTGAAAGTGCTTCGAGCCCGACTATACGATCAGGCGATTGAAGAGCAACAGAAGAAACTGACCGACGAACGGCGCCTGATGGTGTCGACCGGAGATCGCTCCGCCAAAATCCGCACCTACAACTTCCCGCAGGGGCGGGTGACCGATCACCGCATCAATCTGACCCTGTATCGCCTCGACGACATTCTGGCGGGAAATGTCGACGCCCTCATCGAACCCCTCAAGCAGCATGATCAGGAGGCGCGGCTCAAAATGCAGGCCGGCGCGTCCGCCTCGTAA